TCGGCGGGATTCTTCTTCATCAGCTGGGCGAGGGTCTCGGAGAAGGCAGGCGAAATTTGCGGATTGGCCTCATGGGCGGGCGGCGGCGTCAGGCTTTCTTGGCGCCGCAGCATCTCGCTTAGGGCCTTCGCGGCGAAGGGGTTCTTCCCCGTCGCGCATTCGTAGAAGGTGACGCCCAGGCTGTAGAGGTCCGCCCGGGTGTCGGGGCTGTTGCCCAGCACGATCTCGGGCGCCATGTAGGCGGGCGTCCCCGCGAGCTGGCCGCGCGGGCGGAAGCCGGCCATGCCGCAGTCGATGATCTTCACCTGCTCGCCCTCGTGCAGCAGGAGGTTTTCGGGCTTGAGGTCGAAGTGCGGGATGCGATGGGTGTGCAGGTATTCGAGCGCGCGCAGGGCCTGGATGAAAAATTCCTCGAGCCGCTCGGGCGGCAGGCCGCGCGTGGCGTCGTAGAGGTTGCCGCCGGAGACGAACTCGCTCGTATAATAGTGGCGTCCCGTCGCCTCGTCGGTGCCGAAGTCGACGATCTTGGCGATGTGCGGGTGGGAGAGCTGCTTTAAGAGGGAGAACTCCGCCTTGAAGTGGGCGGCGGCCTCCTGTGGGTTGAGGTTGGCGATGGCCTGCTTGAGCAGCTTGAGGGCCAGCTTCTGCTTTCCCTTCTGGACCAAGTAGACCTCGCCGGCCAGTCCCTGGCCCAGGGTTTTCAGCACCTGGTAATCCTTGTCGATGGTCTGCATTCCGCAACTCCGGGCCCCGGCGGGGCGATAATATATTGGAAGAAATCTTTTTCTTACGGGGGCCGTCGGGCACACGGCCTTAAATGTAATGAAAAATCAGGGGGTTGTTAATCCTACCCGCACCGTCATTACAGAAATTATACATTTCTGTCCCCCGACCCGACTATCAAAATTCTATAAAATAGAACAATTTCTTAAGGGAAGGGCCTCCTCTTCGGAGCCTGGCCACAAGCCGAGGCTTTCACAGGGGAATCAGGCCTGCTAAGGTTATCCGAGCGGGGGCGCGAGGGTATTTTGGAGCGTAGGGAATGAAGCGGAACATGTGGCACATCTTGGGGTTCTTTCTGGCCGCCCTGCTTTGGGGCTGTGGCGGTGCGGGCGGTCCTGCCGCCGGCGCCGGCGGCGCCTTGGACGGCGGCGGGAATTTCGCCGCGGGGCCGGTGTCCCTGCCGGCGCCCAGCATCGTGGCGCCCGACGCGCCTGTCACCTGGACCAGCATCTCCTGCACCAACACCCCCGGCCCCAACTTCGAGTGCCGCGGGACCTCTCAGTCGGTCCTTCCCAACACCGAGATTCAATTTCGCATCTTCGCCCCCGCTGCGGCGGTGCCCCGCGACACCTTCACTACCGTCGCCGACGCCCAAGGCGTGTGGTCGGTGACCCGCGCCGGCGAGGCGGGCGAGTCCGTCGAGATCTGCCCCAAGGAAAACGGCGTCTGCGGCTCCTTCCGTCTCTACAAGCTGCCGCCGGAGGGTGGCGTGGTGGACGGCAATTCCGGGACGATGAAGAACTTAGTGATCGACCCGCAGGGTGACAGTTGGCACTCGCGGCTCATGCCGAAGAGTTTTAGGTTGGGTCGTCTCGTCGCCTCCTGGTTCGTGCCGGAGGCGCGGGCCCAAGAGGCGCTGCGTCCCTACACCCCCATCTTTTGCGGGGACCTGACGTCTTTCGAGATCCTGGAGGCCGTCGGCACGGCTCCTGTCCCGAAGTGCGACCTGTTCCGGGCCCAACGCGGCGGCGGTCCTTCGATACGCGCCGTTACCTTCGACAATTGCCAGCAGAGCGACATCCGCTCGGTGGTCAGCCTGCGCCACCCGCGCACCGGCCAGCCGGTCTTGCTGGTTGCGGTGAAGAACCGCGTCCACGTCGTGGAGACGCAGCCCTCGCCGCGCATCGTGTGGGCCTATAGCTTCCCGGGCGACGTCGTTTCTATCTTGGATCAGGGAGATCGATTCGTCGCCGTCGTCAATGCCCCCACCGGCGTTGCGCACAATCTTTACTATGTTGATCTGAGGCAGAAGGCGCCGGAAGGCACGGGCTGCTACCCCGCCCTCGATTGGTTGAAGGGGACGGAGAACGTCACCTCGTCAGACAGCTTAAGCGAAACCTTCACGATGGTGGTCTACAAGCAGCCGGGCGTCTACCAGGTGATGCTGGGCCGGCACGTCCCGGGCAGCACGGCCTTTCGTAATCAGCCCTGGCCGCTGCTGCCGCCTTCCAACACGCCACTGGAGGCCCGAATCCTCAAGGTCGAGCAGAACTGGGTCTGGGTCGCGGTCCTGAACGCCGCGCAGAAGAACATCAAGATCGTGAAGCACTTCATGCCCGACGCCGACGTCCTCGTCCTGGGCGGCGAGCCGGATCCAGTGCAGGAGATCGCCCTCGAGGGACTGTCGCTGGGAACCGGCAACCTGAGTGTCTTTCGCCCGCACCTCTTCAACGTCAACCGCGAGACCCGCGAGCTGGTCTTCGTCGACGTGTCGGAGCAGGGCTCGAAGTTCGTGGCGATCCCCTACGCCTGGGTGGACGGCAACGTCGGCCCCGTCCGCACGGCGAGCGTCACCGACTTGGGCGGCGCCAGCCCCGCCTCGTTGCGCCGGGACACCAGCGAGGCCGGCGCCGGCTGGGCCTACAACGACGGCACTTGGCAGATCCGCCGCGTACGCACGCAGCGCGAAAATTTGCAGATTCAGCTGCCCGCGCATCTTCTGACGGAGGGTGTGCCGGTACAATTCTACCTCCGGGACGGCGCCGCTCCGGCCCCTGCGACGGAAGAGGATGAGGAATAAGCGATGAAATTTCCCCGCATCCATGGCGTCGCCGCGTTCTGCGGCGCCCTGATCCTGGCCGCCCTGCTTGCCTGCAGCGGCGGCGCGGGCCCCGGCGCCGAGGGAATGGCCGGCGGTCCGATGGACGGGAGCGGCAACTACGCCGCGGGCCCGATGTCCTTGCCCGCGCCCAGCATCATCAACAAAGGCCTGGTGAGCTGCGAAAACGTCCCCGGTCCGACGGTGCAGTGCCGCGGCACCGCGGGCGCGGTGCCGGCCAACGCGCGCGTCAAGCTGACCGTCTACGGCCGCCACATCGCGGCGGCCCCGCACTGGAGCGATTGGCTGGTGCCGAGCGCGCAGGCCGTTCCCGGCAACACCTCCATTTGCAACGCCAACGGGGCGGGCGCCTTCGGTCTGGCGGGCGAGTGCTCGGTGATCGCCGCCACCGGCGAGAAGATCGGTATCTGCGTCGCGAGCGGCGACGCCTGCGTCAGCGCCGAACTGCTGTTGACCGTCCCCGTCGAGGGCGGCGTCGTCAGCGGCGCCACCGCCACCATCAAAAGCATGTCGACGACGAGCGACGGCTACATCATCTTCGGACGCCGCGCCGAGCCGCGCAAGGAATCCGCATTTGCCTTCCGTTGGACCGACCTGTTTTTCGGCACCGCCCGCGCCCAAGAAGTCGAGGGGGCGCCGAAGTTGACCCTGCCGCCGGCCGTCGCGGCGAGCTGTCCCGGAAATCCGAACGCGCAGGTGGATCTTGCGGAGACCTACAAGGCCCCCGAAGGGCAATGGCTGACGATCAAGGCGCAAAAGGGCGGTGCGGTGCAGGAGTTGTTCCAACTTCCCGGGACCCAGGACGACTTGCAGGCGATCAATGCCGACAAGATCGGCAACATTACTTATATCTCGGTGGCGATGAAGAATACTTTGGTGATTGTGCACCGTGATTCGAAGCGGCCAATGACGCAGATCGTGTTTCCCGCCTCGATCAAGTCGATGCGCGGCGGCTCCACGATGGAAGTTTTTCTGGAGGTGCCGAAGGGTGAGCCGTCTTTATACGAGGTCAAGGCGGACAGCTTCGAGACCCAATGCGTCGATACCGTCGAGTCCAATTCCCTGACGCGCCCCATCTCCTTTTCCCGCTCCATCGGGCAATACCGTCCGCCCGGCGAGGGCTTCCGGGTGCCGCAGCCCTTCGGTGTCTCCGGCGGGGTGGGCGAGAACGAGCCGACGGCGGATTTTCAGTTGGTGTATTCTCAAGAGGGGCAGGGCGATATCCCCGCCTTCGAAGGCGTGATCCACCGCCAGGCGACGCCCCTGAGGGATTTTTATATCCTGGCCGTGACGCAGGAGCGCGCGCAGATGGCGGTCTTGGATCCCGCCGCCAACCGTATCTTGTTCTTCAGCCGCGACTTGGTCTCGGGCGAGAACCACATGACGCCCTTGTCGTTGGAAGGGATCACCGTCAGTCCGGTCGCGATGAAGTATGTCAATCAGGACAGGTATCCCTATTTCTTCGTGGTGCTGGACTCCAACGAGCGCGGCGCCAAGGCCGTGATGATCCCGTTGAACCGCAGGGCCGAGGGCGGCGAGCTGCAGCCTTATCTGGCGGGCGTCCGCTCGGTCGACTTGGGGCCCATCGTCGCCGACACGCTCGAGCTCAACCAGATGGCCTTTTGGGAGTGGGCCACCTTCGACCGCGTCGGCGGGCAGGTGAAGACCTTCGTCCTGGGTCCCCGCGATTGACTTTCCCCGATATCTCTGATGTTTTTGCGCCCCGAGGTCCAAGATGGGCGGAAAGCCGCTTTGCGAGAACCGCAAGGCACGATTCAATTACGAGATTTTGGAGAAGTTCGAGGCGGGCATCGCCCTGCTGGGCAGCGAGGTGAAGTCGCTGCGCGAGGGCGGCGGCAACCTCGCGGACGCCTACGCGCATTTCCAGCGCGGCGAGCTGTGGCTGGCCAACGCGCACATCGCGCATTTCAAGGCGGCGAACCAGTTCAACCACGAGCCGACGCGGCAGCGTAAGTTGTTGATGAAACACCAGGAGCTGGAACGCCTCCAAGGAAAAATCCAGGAGAAGGGCTTGACCCTGATCCCGATGAGCTTATATTTGAAGAACGGCCGCGTGAAGGTCGAGTTGGGTTTGGGGAAGGGCAAGAAGGCCCACGACAAGCGCGACACGATCAAGAAGCGCGAGAGCGACCGCGAGCTGAAGCGGGTGCAGAAGTCGCTCAAGAGGTTTTAGTTCGGTCTTTTACAATGATGGCAAGCTCTTTTGATTCGTCGATGTATTCCCCATGCTGTTAATGATGAAGGTACCTTAACCGCTGGGGGTTGAAGGGGGAGGGCGGAGCCCGCCCCCTGGGCTTTAGCCGGGACGGACTTGCTCCGGCCCGGCGAATAGGGGCTGACATGGCTTCGACGGAGATTCGGAGGTGCCTGTGGCAGGCCGAGGAGTATGGACCTCGTCAAAACTATGCAAAACCACAATTGCCAACAGCAATGTGATCAAGGTGGACTTCGCTCGCAAGAGCGTTGCTCCCCTCGCCTTAGCGGCCTAATCCGCTTAGCTAAGCCGTCCCCCCCGTCGCGCCCATAAGCGGGGTCAGGGCGTCATTACTTGGGCTAGCGAGCGCCGGTGCTTAGGACGGCGTGAGCGAAACAACTCTTAGGCTGGTCCAGGGACGATCCTGTCGGCGGGGTCGAACTGGATAAGAATAAATACACCGAATAAGCCTGTAGAAGCATGTATCGAAGGTCTTCGGACGCGGGTTCGATTCCCGCCAGCTCCACAAAAAACCCACCTATTTGGTGGGTTTTCTTTTTTAGGAATAAAAAAATATAAAAAAGACGCAGGTATGAAAATCGGTCGAATTATCCCGATCTAGTTCGAAATTCGAACCTCCGTCTTCAGGGGTTTCATTAGACCTTTTGGAGATTTACTTGGATGAGACATACAGCCTGAATGGATTTCTGGATGCTGAAAAGAGGCTCCGTTTCATAATTGAACTTGTCAGCTCCACCATCTATCGCGTGAAAGATGATATCCAATACATTTTTAGGTTGGCAGACGAGGCCCGCAAAGCTCATGAAGTTGAGCAAGCTGCACAAGATGTACTGCAAAGAGCTGCTGGAAAGGTCGCTTCGACTCCAGAAATTGAGAAGGTCTAATTGTTCAAAGTCAAGCGGGCTCCGGGAAATTACCGGGGCCCGCTTATTGTGTCCTCAAGCAATATGGAAGTGTTTGATTACCCCCAATTTTCCAACCCCTAAGCTGAATGCGATGGCCACCGCGGTGGGCGATATTGCCGAAATGAGCCTGAGCACACTACGCACGGTCAAAAAATTCCTAGAGG
The window above is part of the Deltaproteobacteria bacterium PRO3 genome. Proteins encoded here:
- the smpB gene encoding SsrA-binding protein SmpB: MGGKPLCENRKARFNYEILEKFEAGIALLGSEVKSLREGGGNLADAYAHFQRGELWLANAHIAHFKAANQFNHEPTRQRKLLMKHQELERLQGKIQEKGLTLIPMSLYLKNGRVKVELGLGKGKKAHDKRDTIKKRESDRELKRVQKSLKRF